A stretch of Penaeus vannamei isolate JL-2024 chromosome 18, ASM4276789v1, whole genome shotgun sequence DNA encodes these proteins:
- the LOC138864758 gene encoding uncharacterized protein, producing MANRWKIWAMGSINTWVSDIKMKEKTRKEYKRRIKLLLRSKLNGGNVIRAINTWAVTVLRYSGGILNWTQEELQNMDRMARKLINRTLHPRANVARLYLQRNEGGRGLQSTEETIKTEEHVLKKERRRKEKALHRQYAKIADKTDIKRTYKWIKNGYMKKETEGLITAAQDQALPTRWRKVKIEKQSGKSLCRMGNERDETTFHILSECSKIAQTEYKKRHDKLAQLVHWNLCKRYGLQHERNWYDHTAEKVLENEKVKILWDFSIQTDHVIQARRPDIVVKDKEMNHTWIIDIAVPGDARIEEKEEKIEKYQDLARELSWLWMTSTNVVPVIIVTLGAVGRLEEFLKMLEVDEKEVDRVQFSALLGSARILRKVLDIPG from the exons ATGGCGAACAGATGGAAGATCTGGGCAATGGGGAGTATAAATACTTGGGTGAGTGATatcaagatgaaggaaaagaccAGGAAAGAATACAAGAGGAGAATCAAACTACTACTGAGATCGAAACTAAATGGTGGCAATGTTATAAGAGCAATCAACACATGGGCAGTTACTGTACTCAGATACTCTGGAGGGATCCTTAACTGGACACAGGAAGAATTACAGAATATGGACAGAATGGCACGCAAACTAATCAACAGAACGCTACACCCGAGAGCGAATGTGGCTAGACTGTACTTGCAGAGAAATGAAGGTGGACGAGGATTACAATCAACAGAGGAAACCATCAAAACTGAGGAGCACGTATT aaagaaagaaaggagaaggaaggaaaaagcacTACATAGGCAGTATGCCAAGATAGCGGacaagacagacataaagaggacTTACAAGTGGATAAAGAATGGCTatatgaagaaagaaacagagggactCATCACCGCGGCGCAAGACCAGGCACTACCAACACGATGGAGGAAAGTCAAAATAGAAAAGCAGTCTGGGAAATCTCTCTGCAGAATGGGTAACGAGAGAGACGAGACCACGTTCCACATTCTCAGTGAATGTTCCAAGATTGCTCAAACTGAGTATAAGAAGAGGCACGATAAATTGGCACAGTTGGTCCACTGGAACCTGTGCAAGAGATACGGACTCCAACATGAAAGGAATTGGTACGATCACACGGCAGAGAAGGTGCTAGAGAATGAGAAGGTTAAAATCCTGTGGGACTTTTCAATACAAACAGATCACGTGATACAAGCCCGCAGACCAGACATCGTTGTGAAGGACAAGGAAATGAACCATACTTGGATAATAGACATAGCAGTGCCAGGGGAtgcaagaatagaagaaaaggaggagaaaatagaaaaatatcagGACCTGGCTAGGGAATTAAGCTGGCTGTGGATGACGTCAACGAATGTGGTACCTGTTATTATTGTAACACTGGGGGCAGTGGGACGATTGGAAGAGTTTTTGAAAATGCTGGAGGTGGACGAGAAAGAAGTGGACAGAGTGCAGTTCTCTGCACTACTAGGATCCGCTAGAATATTAAGGAAGGTGCTGGATATCCCAGGTTAA
- the LOC138864759 gene encoding uncharacterized protein: MLKKALVKLPNWKAPGPDAMQGFGMKNLTNLYGKLAEYLNECLETPTWMTTGRTVLIQKDKSNGRIPGNYRPITCLPIVWKLLTFILSVEIYRHLEDNDLSRE, from the coding sequence ATGCTGAAGAAAGCGCTAGTGAAGTTACCAAACTGGAAAGCTCCAGGCCCAGACGCTATGCAAGGGTTTGGGATGAAAAACCTGACCAACCTTTATGGCAAGCTTGCAGAATATCTGAATGAATGCCTGGAGACACCAACATGGATGACAACTGGGAGAACTGTACTGATACAAAAGGATAAGTCAAATGGAAGGATACCAGGAAACTATAGACCGATCACCTGCCTACCTATTGTATGGAAGTTGTTGACGTTCATCTTGTCTGTTGAGATATACAGGCACCTGGAAGACAATGATCTGAGTCGAGAGTAA